The region TTTGGCACCTCATTCAGGAAGAATTTCATAGTTGCGATTGGCGCGTTCGATTTGTTGCTGGTAACTCAAGATATTTGACACTGAGAATACAACACATTTTCCAAATGAGCTCCTTGTCAGTTTTCATGTATTTATAACATTCTTTCAGTTGAGCGAGTAACTTTAATAGCCAGATTTATGGATTCAACGCCTCTACGAGGTAATCCAAGCTTACAAGCAGCCCTTACAAACGCTTTCTGCTATTTAATTACCAGCATGGATGATAATAATGTACACGTTGCACAACGTGCAACATTATACCTGGGCACAATACATGACACTGCTATAAGGGTAAGTCATCTTACCTTAAATTTTGTTTAAGTATGTTTATACTGAATTGCACAACTTTTAAATGTATGTAATTTACAGTCTCTGATATTTTGTCTCGAGACGCAATTCGATTCGGTTATAGTAGATCGACCCATGGTGCTTCAATCTCTCTATCAATTACATAATAGTCTCAGTGATAGGCGAATTCTCACATGGGAATTCTTCTTAAATCGTTTTGATACGCTATATCTGGAAGCACAAATAAATTTGGAAAAGGCTGGAGATATAGCATATCTTCGTGGTGAGTAACAATATTCTATGATATTGTAAACCAGTGTTGAAACTTAAATGAGGGTTGGATTACAAAGAACGCcttgtattttgtaattataattttatagtgTATGTTTTAAATCTTTTAAAGTGTgtctattttttgttttttgaagaTCTAAGGAATACCGATTTAAATAGTGAAATATTCATCAGAAAGCTACATCGAGCACATGAAGCTCTTTCCCTGTCTGATGGTAGTAGTACAAGCTTGGTGAAAACTCTGAGTGCCAGTTTTGGTACGAAATGGCCATATAAACGTACAATGTCTGCACCAGCTTCCACAATTCCGCGTCAAGATACGAAACAAGGTATGGTAATTATATCAAGCTTATTAGCAATTGCAATCCAATTTACCAATCTTGAATATATTAATCATAAAGTACCGTTTGTATAAAACTTTGAAGGGTAAGTTTCGAGTTAATTTTATATTAGTAAATAACTGTTTTCGTTAGGCAAACTTATATTACAAAAATCACGAgtaggaataaaaaaacatataGTAACTTGAGTTTTGTGCAATCACTTAATTATGTTGAATTAAGATAGTTACGTTCACTCCCAAAACAGCTAAGGATTATTAGAAACCTTCGTCAACTGTAGTACCCTATTATGATCAAGCTAGTGCTATTCCTCTATTTCAGAGATAATTATATACcctataatttttatatttcttgatACAAAATTTCAGGGGTTTATAGATTTGCAAATGGTGCTGTATACGTATTTgtagtttaattttcacttgatATTATACAGAGGAGAGAGCTAGTATTTAAATATGGAAAGGTATTTGGGTTTTAAGTAAACAAAAGAAGTAATGTCGAAAATAGTTGctgggaaaaataattaataagtgtgactttgtttttcttcgcaCCTTACAACACTTCACCCTACTTCACCATCTATGTGTATGTGTCACCTCCccagagaaagagaaagtgTACAGCCGGCAGTACTCGGCGCCTATCTTAAAGCGCAAGAGCTCCAGGTTTGGATTGGGTCAGTTGCTGGGGTCCACCCCACCTAATAACAGTATCCCAGGTAGCGTAGTGTCTGCGTAGGTGTTACTGATATCAATATACAAGCTGGGTGTATGTATGTCCCTCAAAACGTTTGAATTGAGATATTAAAAGGTTTGCAATTCCCACTTATTCGTAGAACATAAACTGCTCGTTTCTGTCGTTTGTTAATAACTGGAAACTGTCAATGCTAGTGAGTTCATACTTGAAGCACAGAATAAGTTTATATAATTTCATCCTATCTCTATTACTTATAGTTACTGGTATGCTGGGAGCGCGTGATAAGCTATTGAGCACAATCAAGTTATAGTTTTTTATTGAACGAAATTAGGTGAAGATGATTTACATATGTCTTTACCTTAAGTTTATTCTTGTTCTCTAAACTTATTATCTGCAGTCACTGCAGTAAATAGTATGTAACTATGAAGAAATCAATGAAGAAATTTactgttttttaaattgtttctcAAAGGTACTGGTGGAAGGTTTTATTGTTGAATAGGTATTTGTCGATGTATTTGAACTCTTAAAATCGTTTTATATTTGTTACTTGTGCAAGCTCCGTGTTATTCTATGTATAATTCGGTTGCAGGATTCTGACCACTCTCGCATTTCTTAGCATATCTCAAGTGAGAGACAGTCAGAATTTGGTAGCTCAGTACTGTGTCTACTGGTATGGGATATTTGTATTTAGTTAATTGCCCTCGAAGTGAATATTTGTATGTGGTTGTGCAACATGTTGGAATACCTTGCATACCTAGCACGTAGATGCAGTAATTGTTTTGAAGACATAAAACGTAATCCCtcattataattaaattgttactatattaatataataatgaggCATAATTGtctaaaattgaataaaaattagaattaGATCTAAAAGATTGATAAACTGTAGATTGCAAGGGCATGTCACCAAATATTTGTCTTAAACTGATACACTTTCTCAATTTTAGTAACAAGTTCGAAGTTTGTGATATTTGTTAACTATTGCATGCCCTGCATGTATTTCAATGGTGTGGATAGCAGTAGAGTTTAATTAGATCTGGATTGAACAAgatgtttaaaaatgtttcattattCACTTGTCAACTTTTTTAATGGGATATTGTTATTCTAATCTTTGTAATGAGTCTGGATTGGATTTAATTTCGGAATGTTTgaagaaatataattttcagatgGTCACATTCATTCTTTGAACGTAGCTGAGGAGGGCGCAAACTTACCTGGATTCATCCATAAGGTCATTGATCTGGAAGAGTCTGACAAAGAAACTATCCACTTACTTGTATTTCTTCTCATGCAGTTCCTCTCCAGAGCTGATCAAGTAATTATCGTTTCTCACAGAGCTTGTCAATCGTTCGAACTCATCTCTAATCCATGAAACATGTCAAGTAAAGTAACATGTAGTGACTGTAATTGACGGAGTATCTGTAAATGAGTCATACcttctgaaaaaataaatcaataaatagtAGCCTGAATACAATATAAAGTTGAATAGTGAATATAACTAACAGATAAAATAAcaaagattttcattttaataacaTAAAGTAATATTACATCAACAGGCATTTCCCACCGATGAAAAACCATTATGTAAAACGCAAGGGATTATATTGCGTCACCTTTACCTTCTTCTTGGATATAATCAATTGGACCGAACATTTCACACCTCTCCGCAACGTCTCAGGTATTCTGTACGACTATAATGACTGATTAATGAATACAACCATAGATGCGTGAATTTGAGTTTCATCATTGGAATTTGTGAAGTGGCCAGTGTATTAGTGATGCACATTTACATACGTTATGCCTAGTTGAATTCGTTATTAATACCTTGTCTTTTTGAACtaatttgataattattttttttacagagtGTCACCAGTATTCAATGTCTTTATTGCAAATCTGCCGCAACTTCTTGATCAAAATCATATTATGGGATGGATAATGGTACCTCCTGTCCTTGCCGTATTGCAGCATTGTCCATGTCCTCCCCAGGGTGTACCTGCTGTTGACCATCAACCTCCAACTTACAGTCTCTGGTATTTGGAACCACATATTAGACGAACATGGTTGATGTCACTTCTGGTTTTATTATACAAGGTATTTATTTGAAAGACTGATCTACATGTActgtaaatacatatattgcaTGGctagtttatttttaaataaaggGGTGGTCCAGTCTTCCTGCATtatgtattaaaatttatgttACTTTCAGTATCAATATGGACAACAACCGTGGTGTAGCCAACTTCAGTCTTTGATCAAAATAGTTTTAAACACTTTGGATACTCAACATCATCAATGCAGGCGAATTCCAGCTACTGTCGTTATGGGAGGACCTCCATCAAGATCGCGAGGTTATTTTGATCTCATCTAATAATTCGATCTTATATATCATGGCTCAACTTAAACACTGAAATCGGAACCGCAACTGAATCTTTGTTCTTCctaattatattaatcataATTCGCAAATAATTGatgtatttaattaattgtaaagaATGTACTGATATTTGATGTAGACGTATCTCAACCTTCTCTTGGAGCAGACCATGACCTAGCAGCTGGATGTACTGCAGAACTTGATGGAGAAAGTCCACCTGGAAGAGTCTCGTCAGCCATTATTTCTGTGCATCAGCGTAGTCCTGGAACAAATCATGCACAATCGCATGCCATGGAAACGCACTGGGAAGAAACAACCCCCAGCCTATATCCAAATAAACACTCCAGGTAGTCACACAGAATTTTGATttgtaaatattcaatttgttTTGCACCAAACGAAAGTGTATGGTACTTTGAACACTGAAACGTTCAAATGACACACTTACGATTCAAAAGCGGTTATTCTACAGCTATTCAATAAACGCTGATGATACGGAGTCAGAACTGGCGGCTATACCAGAGAGCCCAAAATCGGACTGCACTCTTCATGGCAGTAGCAGTGGATCACTTGGTGAAATGGATGAAAGTTCTGGTGTTGTAGGCAGAAATGTAGCTACTACGAGTAAAATGATTGTGTATGCTGCAGATATAGATCATTCTAGTTCTACTGAAAAAAACAAGTTACTAGATGCACAAAGTGTTCATCATAATAAACATGAAGGTCTTGTACATCGGCCAACATGGTTTCTCGGTAGCGAAGATGACGGACTGCAGGTTTGATTTTACTGAATTGAATTGTATTTAGTAGctgattttcttcaaaacCAATGCAATGTTCTTGCGAAtaagaagtttcttctcttcaagCACTGTGTATAAGGAGGACTATAATGTGCAGATGTCGTGTTTACCCTTTTGAAtccttgcttccgatgagaagccacGTAAGACAACcaatgccgtctaatgaatgatatgcggatgtgcaaaTCATTTCTCTACGAgaagaatattgttgaaagaatgtaaattcgaaaaattggtgatttcgaaaaattaacgacggagccaggaatcgaacctggcgtctagagatgcttgactgGAGCTTTACTCCACCAGACCGCCTAGCTGCCCTGACTCTGTGAgtggcttctcatcggaagcaaggaTTCAAAAGGGTAAACACGACATCTGCACATTATAGTCCTCCTTATACACAGTGcttgaagagaagaaacttcttaTTAGCaagaatttacattctttcagCAATATTCTTGCATTCACaatcatatatgtatatgattatAAGTACAATTTAGGATATATTAGTGTATAATCTGTTATAAAAACAGGTAAATAGTGGACTGCCGCATAAGAAGTGGGGCGTACATGAAGGTGTTAAGATGATGGTCACATCTTCATTATTATCTGGGCAACAACATTCGCATAAATCTACACCACCACCGATTTCAGTAGCTAAAGCCACAGTAGTAACACAATCTGGCTCAAACGGCACTGTTGTATCCACCAAGCCAACATTTAGTTCAACTGGACTCGCAAGTGCTATAGCTGTAGCTACTGGAGTACCTAATCTTTGTACAGCTAAAACTCAATCTGTAAATTCGTATAGGTACAGTCACACAGTTTTGTTCTTACTACAATTTGCTGCTCTCCATATTTTCGATGCATACCGAAGCACTTTGCATTTCAATCTGTGAAAAACACAATATATTTGTCGAACCTTATAGACCTGATGTGGTGACCAAAGAAAGAGTATCCACAGTTGTACCAGAGCAGGCAACACATGTCTCACCTATACCAAAACAATTTGGGCGGCAAAAAAACGTTGACCAAAGTACACCCATAACTTCTCCTGTTTCAATATGCCAAACTACGCCAGCTGTCAGTCAGCCACTTGGCAGTGACCAGTCTTGTTCGCCTGTCGTTAGCTCAATGTCATCACAGCTTACCAGCACTGAGAATGGTGAAAATATTGCGCCACGATGGCAAAGTGTTTCTACTCATCAACAGATAGTAACACCAACTATGGAACGATTGCTCCCCATTGGTACTGTTGCACGTATGTCAAATTTTTGAGTTCTACGATCAATATTTGTATTGTGTGACCAGTTATGATTACTGCaaggaaaatatttcaggACAACGTACAACTCACCGTGTATTGATGTGTGAAGAAACGTATGGATCACCGGAATCCCCCTTATCCAAGATGGATATACTGACAGTGGGTAAGTATGACAAAATCTTTCAGACATTGCTTATATTTTAAATCACACTCAAAAATAAAGATTGGTATCTACAATTACTTTAGGATCTTCTTTCGATCAAGACAGTGAAACATGCATTTCGAGTGACGTAACAACACCGCGAAGTATGTCTCAATTGGAATTTCCATTACCAGAACGCCTCTTACCCGTTGGACCACAACGAGACAATATATCTGGCCTTATAGAACGTGTATGGCAAGTTCTTGGTGTGCCAGGAGCGGATGGTATGTTTTGTAATGgtagattttgtaaattgaaatattattacgcACTTGATCAAACTTGCAGATATTTGTCATCAACAAAATGAGAAGACAATacctgagaaaaaaagttctaGTTATGGCCCACATCCAAAGCGAGATAATATTTCTTCAGATAACAGGGTGCGCATAACTGTTATTGATAGATGGatgtatcattttttgttactttaccataacaataaaatatatttactttAAATCCGGAGAATGACTTTCACTTGGAGCTTACTGATTCTTTATGATGGATAAATGTTATTGGCGATTTGCTAAATATGTTGAGTTGATTTATGCTCTTATGATTTTACAGACATCCTCGGCCTCAGTATTAACTCCAGTCGCAACTGAGATCCACTCAAGATCCCCAAGTCCCAGAAAATTAACGAAGCAGGTAGCTTTAGAGTCACCCCCTCCTGTGATCGAAGAATCTTTTTTAAGGTCTTTAGAGCATGaccgtaaaataaaaatggaagaTTTATTGCGTAGTCAACGAGAGAAAATGCGTAAAACACCTTTCAATATGACACAGCATTCAATTGGAAATATCCGACGACCAGAATCTTGGTGAATAGATGTGttttgttgttatttattGGTTCCAACCAATTTCATTTTCTGCACACACACAAAGTAACTGATAAATTTTAGAAGGATCTTTGCAATATCAGTGTAGTGTTCAATTATTCCTCATCAGGCCTGGACCACACGTGCAAGCAAATTTGGATCCAGTGTTACAACAGGCATATCATGCAGATTTTAACTTGAAGCAAAGTCTATTTCGAATCGGAGATGATTGCGTGTATGACAggtaatatacaaattattattaacgaaTAGTTCAAAAATGTGCAAATATATTTACTTTTAATAATTATGATTCTTTGTTTAGATGTTCTGAATGTGGGACAGTAAAAGAAGAGTACAGCGATGAAGAATTAGGTCTATGCATAATTACATTGGGTACCTTTATTCACAGGGAGCCATCATTAGCAGCTCCACTTCTTCCAGAAATTCTAAGCGTTGTCGCTAAGTTAGTTTCATTTCAACCATATGCATGCAAGTCTATACAGGTAGTGATGAATACTTGAGTGggctattttttattttattgcattcattttttcctttattcTAGTTCTCAAACCAAACATAAACCTCATTTAAATACGTGATTGATTCAAATATAACTAGTAAATAATATATCCCTAGGTTGATTcagtttttatttactttttacttTCATATCCAGGATGATGTGATGTATGGTAATATCTATTATAAGTGCTCTGTTGTCTGTGAAGTCCACTTTGAGATTGACACCGTTAGACACGAAGCTACAACCGCAATAAATTATACTAGTTGTATAGGTGTTATACATTAAGTGTATTACTAAAATCGCATTAACATTTTCCAGAGTTGCTTTGAATGCCATGTATCCGTGGCAAAATGAGACAAACATGCATTTACCTGGAGGAGCAGTGAGCGTAGCGCATCAATTTCTGAGATGTGTTTTGCACCAGTTAGCTCCAAATGGTGTGTTTGTACAGATGTTTCAGACACATACTAATGGTGAGACTATACCTAAGTGAAGAACAATTGTGAATTTAGCATCAAAAGTAACACATTTCTAATTCTAAATACCTATCTTAGAGGCAACGAGAATGCAGTTCTTCAAAAGTGTAACGCAAGCCTTAGTAGATTTCAACGAATTGAACCCAATTGCTCCACTACAGCTGTTATTAGAGGTATCATGTTCTTATTTTGATTTATCGTCaacttaaaaatttaataagaCACAGCAATTTATCCTATTTCTAACGTCAGTTTTGATAAAGTTTATCTGAAGCTGTCGTTATAGAATGTCTCCAGTAAATGCATTTTGAAAGATACAGTGTGAGAGTCACCATTGAGATTTCATTGCTTTCAGAGTTTAAATACAAAGAAAACACTTCCCTTGGAGCGACTCCCAACAATCCTGCACAACGTTGCTTGCTATCTCGATTGTTTACCATTAGAAGCAGGCTTAGGACCTGGGGCTGCCACTTGGGGTGGCTTGTTATCACAAATTGATGGGCTATTCCGAAGACTAGTGTTGCTACTTAATTCTATCGAAGATATAACTCCTCTACTCAGAATAATGGTTTCAGTATTGAAAGTTCCTGGTATACCGCAGTTTAAGGTGTTGTAACATGATTTTAATCAATACTTTTTTGATTAATCACCCcttgatcgttttttttttttgtaatgtaTTGTAATCCACAGGATTCTCCATTCGTTATtccgttaataaaatataatcatgTGAAAAGTGATTCTAATTTTAgctaatataattaataactaAGTTTTTCAGGGAATGCTTGACCCGTTTTCAAAAGTTCTCAGCTACGCCATACAGAATTCAATATTAAAGTACAATTATCTGACTGATTTATGCTACCTGTGTCATCGTGGATTCACGCGAGACCGAGACAAGCATTTTTTAAGTCGAACTGTCGTTTTTGAATTGGTTCAGGCAATCAAATTCAAGAGtacgattccagactcaaacTTTTTACTGTTGATTCACTTCATTCTCCAGGTACGCTCAGCATCGCCAGAgttaatcattttattttttgattcaatTCGTATCCAGCgattgcataatttttttcctttcaaagAAATCTTGTTATCCTATAATGTGTCCTATTACAGGATGTGGGAGGTATGTTACCTATGAACGTTGCAATGGAAGATGTTCAAGCAGATGTATCGCCTATTTATAATACAAACTCATCTGAATCCTTGCGGAACCAACTATCAGATGTTCTAGATTTTTTAGCCGACTTTCATACTCTGAGTAAAGTAAaggtataaattttaaaatattgtctaTTAGAATAATTTTGACATTGTAACAGATAACtccaagactgtttttactaCCAGACAGAGGAGATTTTGCTTTACGttttattataaatgaaataacaaGTTTTATTCTTAGGATATTCAATATTCTAATGTCAACAATAATTATTGCtagaatattattaaaaaaaatttccacaatAATATATTCCTGgagttgtaatatttttttcagtattttaaTGTTCTCTCAATCAACCATTAATCGTATATTATGCCTGCTACAATTTTTTAGAGTTACAGCAAAGGCCTTCAAGCCGGATTAAATGAAGACACTTTAGGAGGGATGCTAAAATGCGGCTTGGCACAATACTTAGCTTTAGAAATAACCAGAGGGAATAGTCGCGATAACAGAGCAGTAGCAAGATATTTACCTTGGCTTTATAGTCCACCATCAACTCTACAACAGGGGTAATCATCATCCTTATACATTTATTCagtgtaatatatttttcacctaaATTCGATGtggctgaatttttttaaacatcttAAGTATCAATGCCTTACTTGTATGTCCTATTCTAGATCACGTGAGTTCGTTGATTGCATAGGTCATGTACGTCTTCTGTCCTGGCTGCTATTAGGATCATTGACCCACACTGCCCTTCATGGAAACAGTAATACATGGTCCGGCAATCCACATATACATGGGCCACCGACTCCATTTGCACAACCTATACCTCAAGAAGTTTCTTGTCATATTGCAGACCACATTCAAGTTATACTGTCTGGTTTTCCCGAGCAGTCAAAAACTTCAGTACTACACATGTCTTCCctttttcatacttttattTTGTGCCAGGTAAGTTATGTCACCCAACAGCTGTTCCACAGAATTTAtatgattatacatattaaCGCTGTGCTACAAATTTATCATGTTTAGCTCTGGACTGTCTATTTAGAAGAAGTTTCTAAGCGTAATTTGACCACTAGCGAAACCCATAGTGTAACAATGAGTATACTACTTGATTTTTGGGGTAAAGTTACACCCTGTGTCCTCCAACTTGTGACGCATTCTAAAGTGGTAGGTATCGCAACAACAGAGAACTTAGGAAATCAAGCATATATCAAAAGAAGTACTCTCATATAATTAACCGATAAAATATAACTTATTACAGCTGGCAGAGATGGTGAACTTACATTTTTTAAGTTTATTGGAAGCACTGTTGGAGTGTCAATCCACTTTACTTAGCAAGCTACTACCTGTCTGGAGTCCGATTTTATTTGCCCATCATATTCAGGTAAAAACATACGAAAATTCTACCCAATTGCCCATTTTAAGAAGTTTAATCGAAAGACATTTCACAATCCTGAATTTAATTAGATGAATTTCTTGTCATTGCTATATATCGTGTTTTGattcatttcttttaaccTTCTAGTTGCCAGGCCAATTACAAATGCGTCTTCAGAATTGTCGGAACTTTCCCCCCACAAAACCAACTGAATATTTGGGAAAAGCTGACAGTCCCAGTGTAGAACAACGTGATTCCAATCCGGTGTTGATGCGATGGCTTCATCGCTTACAATTTAAAATGGGGCAAATTGAGTTACAATCTTCGACAGCTACTCAATTTTACTctatctgaaaaaataaagtcaaTAAGTGTTCCTTTGCTGGTTTCTTGATGTTGAAACTGTTTGTTTAACTCCTGCTAGTTGGAACATACCTGTTTTTTCGTGATagtatcaattaattaaatacgCAGAATTATGGTTCTATTCAGCACTGTTTTTgagattatatgtatataatgatTGTTAAATAATTGTTGAGTAATTCCTGTTCGAGTAGACAATAGAGAATTCAGTTTAGGTATTACTATTTGTTCGGTGTCTCGCATGGTTTTCAGAGTCTATTATAACGAGAGCACATTGTGCAGCGGATGTTTCATGCTCAAATCGAGGCTACTGAGGATTAAGACAAGATATAGAGTCACCTTGGGTAGGTTGGAAGGTTCGTTTCATGAGATCCTTTCAGCATAATTATTATCTATTTATAGTGAGGCTTGCCAGACGTCCCGCAATTCGTGAGACAGTCCGGTGATGAAACAGTGTACTACGTCATGCACActatttaaatttcaatcaaatatgTTATGAAAAGGGTACTTGTTTTATAGCTCCTCGCTCTAATCTTTTATAACCTTAAGTTTAAATAAACATGGTTTCATGCAGATGGACTGAGTGCGCCCAATAACTTTTATAACCCAACAATCCTAATTTGTAACATATAAATATGTTTGTATTCTTCAGTCCGTAACAGGTACATTGATTATGAGATAGAAAGTTTTACCAGATTTTGATCACGTGAAATAACATAGGTGAGTAGGtcccttttccttttttttaggATGCTTGTTGAAACATGTAGGCCTTGTCATATAAATGTTGGCACTAGAAAAAGAGAGGTCATAAGAAATTAAGGCAATGATAAAATCTGGGGAATAGGCAGTATATTCAGATAAAACGTGATATCTCTGAAAGGaccatttaaaaaatgtgTTGCTGGTTGACACAATAACGGTATTAATCAGCTGCACCGTTGATGCAGCAGCTGGTTTCAAAAGTATGGTTTGTAGCAAAAAGGAATCCTCTTTGGTTTGTAGATCGAAGATCCATAAAGGGTGTGAACATAACTTGATCGATACAATATAagatttatacaattttaaaagaagGTTTCAACTACGCAGAAATACATGCACCCTCAGTCACTATCGAAAATGTAATGTCactaattttccaaaaaaaaaaaatacacctgcgAAAGGGGTACTCGGGAACGATTTTGTAATTTCACTTTTGACATTTTCCACCATCCAAAAATTCTAATTGGTTTGCAAAATTTAGTCAAACAATCAGAATGCTTGGATGGTGGGAAATTTTAGAAATGAAATTACAGAATCGATCCCCTGATCTCCTGTCTACAAGCTTTTTGAAAGACTCTACCGGTGCAAGAGAGACAGCACTTCACCTCCAAGTTATCTCTCTCCCCGGAACACCGATCAGCCATGCATGGCAGTGAGTGTCCAGTATTACCATATTTCATTGTGCCCAGTCCGCACTGATCTCTCTTTACCTATATAAGAGATCAGTGATTTTCTCACGTTAGGGCCAGTCACTGTCACGTAAATTGTATAACAATAATCGAAGTCTCATTTTGCTTCGGAACAAAAATAGGTAGCTGGAAGTGCGTAGCATAAATGAATATCGTTACACTTGTGGTTGACTGAAGACTATACTCAGTCAACGCACTtttgtacatacgtacgtactaGAGGCGCATGATATTTCGGTATCTCCTTCCTCGAAATGTGTCGGTATGGGAACCTTCTGTTAAATACCGATACCGAAATATCGAAACTTCGGTAAATACCGAATTACCGAAATAGCTCATAATCTAAATACTATTTAGATTATTGGTCTTTACTACAGTTCAATACAGACTTTCCTCGCTCTTTTTCCGACGATATTTGTAGATTAAAGTCTATCGAAATTTTGGTTAATCGAAACTACCGAATACGAAACCCTACCGAAAATTGGTATCTAATTTCCAATACCGCACACTCCTAGTACATAATATGCCACGCGGCATTCAGCAACCATATCCATAGGTGCTTATGGTTCATTGTCAGCGGTGCTCCGCAACCACTCTCCTAATATATCAGTGCTCTCCTAGCTATAACCCAACAGCCCATATGCATAAGCCCGTTGCGAGCCGCGGGAAGCGATGT is a window of Neodiprion pinetum isolate iyNeoPine1 chromosome 4, iyNeoPine1.2, whole genome shotgun sequence DNA encoding:
- the unc79 gene encoding protein unc-79 homolog isoform X10 codes for the protein MGTKFAAYTLKLSSLHDYHQRLLHAIQPTPSGFDMTNTIKYFSQTLLSLLKDVPDSPLEMIKSQEFDSQRMALYPNLDYKQLYNAVMQLMDVVPLVHIGLQSFGQAILQCLCCLLPFLEHDLVDNLPYLTASAISVLPVELHQEIVNYLCFYILPFTITRKIEDGTENYASQSVSAVIMTVFQYSNNPAHHCQLLECLMALKPGVVKDILCVIAYGTAPARASAAKLLFYYWPTFNANLFDRRAVLMKFTNDLTPFVCQRDMCPNAGNAEAGKVCYDHYISITFATDSPPPLYLCIECANEIHREHPNQMFYDILHPMQQVSMVCENKNCRATDKAAISVCFSTECASYNGNHPIRYCQQCHNIRHNNRRGGDHVFHTALPHISHMDSQMQTYMVQAIVSLLKEAEPLSMDSNKDSLEINTNKGGTGFSGTGIGQGGQGADPASLEERQLLGRYGVWLLVGLCTPNQDTPVQILGRLLSMLFHWFHVTAYSFDGTKKSLMHLIFSVGQAESTLEKLKTDYVCGWLSEIAKTHYEVFISCLLPHPTDYVRVGGHWETLASRTSHLKDGLNRLFCLVPYEVITPEIWDYVMPHWMEAMVNDVPEKELNELKIILCKILDPDMSPLGFDAKKMYNFVAKRFVNTTAKVQEQALNWLQILTMLEIMIPLTQLFSMFGDGVQVMKATIQSDTDKSAESSKPCDVTYNRSTISPVVEDDSGNTTPLSDDIIPIPRHMEFTTDTELNLSCCILMLDVLLKQMELQDIDKHTGINTWVCRDACGLMKSMVAATWSGSHSCLTDNECTYCESRVIWHQLCLQLVTYMAPENPAYPPDAVIDEAAEDHGRKSPPESDKKSDSKPDVVITMPVPELHSVGGVLVHMPHVCSFFEQIMTATVETVSEQLDLTAIIPAERVMSAVARAVTLSETDVATATVSIAKPQIVGENDQPVMTSPDNELDDFWHTSVGKFRFTIEDLPEQLQYIHKLLKELIAIDKPDILYYMLQCLNIMVLHGDAFNTAVKDHQGFFIWCQENLLIKTLWELCNAEHSHIAQVTVPLLLHCITLPCGADTFWHLIQEEFHSCDWRVRFVAVERVTLIARFMDSTPLRGNPSLQAALTNAFCYLITSMDDNNVHVAQRATLYLGTIHDTAIRSLIFCLETQFDSVIVDRPMVLQSLYQLHNSLSDRRILTWEFFLNRFDTLYLEAQINLEKAGDIAYLRDLRNTDLNSEIFIRKLHRAHEALSLSDGSSTSLVKTLSASFGTKWPYKRTMSAPASTIPRQDTKQEKEKVYSRQYSAPILKRKSSRFGLGQLLGSTPPNNSIPDGHIHSLNVAEEGANLPGFIHKVIDLEESDKETIHLLVFLLMQFLSRADQAFPTDEKPLCKTQGIILRHLYLLLGYNQLDRTFHTSPQRLRVSPVFNVFIANLPQLLDQNHIMGWIMVPPVLAVLQHCPCPPQGVPAVDHQPPTYSLWYLEPHIRRTWLMSLLVLLYKYQYGQQPWCSQLQSLIKIVLNTLDTQHHQCRRIPATVVMGGPPSRSRDVSQPSLGADHDLAAGCTAELDGESPPGRVSSAIISVHQRSPGTNHAQSHAMETHWEETTPSLYPNKHSSYSINADDTESELAAIPESPKSDCTLHGSSSGSLGEMDESSGVVGRNVATTSKMIVYAADIDHSSSTEKNKLLDAQSVHHNKHEGLVHRPTWFLGSEDDGLQVNSGLPHKKWGVHEGVKMMVTSSLLSGQQHSHKSTPPPISVAKATVVTQSGSNGTVVSTKPTFSSTGLASAIAVATGVPNLCTAKTQSVNSYRPDVVTKERVSTVVPEQATHVSPIPKQFGRQKNVDQSTPITSPVSICQTTPAVSQPLGSDQSCSPVVSSMSSQLTSTENGENIAPRWQSVSTHQQIVTPTMERLLPIGTVARQRTTHRVLMCEETYGSPESPLSKMDILTVGSSFDQDSETCISSDVTTPRSMSQLEFPLPERLLPVGPQRDNISGLIERVWQVLGVPGADDICHQQNEKTIPEKKSSSYGPHPKRDNISSDNRTSSASVLTPVATEIHSRSPSPRKLTKQVALESPPPVIEESFLRSLEHDRKIKMEDLLRSQREKMRKTPFNMTQHSIGNIRRPESWPGPHVQANLDPVLQQAYHADFNLKQSLFRIGDDCVYDRCSECGTVKEEYSDEELGLCIITLGTFIHREPSLAAPLLPEILSVVAKVALNAMYPWQNETNMHLPGGAVSVAHQFLRCVLHQLAPNGVFVQMFQTHTNEATRMQFFKSVTQALVDFNELNPIAPLQLLLESLNTKKTLPLERLPTILHNVACYLDCLPLEAGLGPGAATWGGLLSQIDGLFRRLVLLLNSIEDITPLLRIMVSVLKVPGIPQFKFFRECLTRFQKFSATPYRIQY